In one window of Flavobacterium ginsengisoli DNA:
- a CDS encoding biotin/lipoyl-binding protein, with the protein MTKQSFLSILAASLIIASCGKNDKSAQAGGAPQIKEYKTVTLQLKSATLNSDFPASIQGQQNIEIRPRVEGYIDKIFVDEGAVVKAGQPLFKISAPEYERASSYCDSKH; encoded by the coding sequence ATGACTAAGCAATCATTTTTAAGCATCCTCGCAGCATCACTTATTATCGCTTCTTGCGGTAAAAATGATAAATCGGCTCAAGCCGGAGGTGCGCCGCAGATTAAAGAATATAAGACTGTGACATTACAGCTAAAATCAGCGACACTAAACAGCGATTTTCCTGCTAGTATCCAAGGACAGCAAAATATAGAAATTCGCCCAAGAGTTGAAGGCTATATTGATAAAATTTTTGTTGATGAAGGTGCTGTAGTTAAAGCAGGACAGCCTTTATTTAAGATTAGCGCTCCAGAATATGAGCGAGCAAGTTCGTACTGCGACAGCAAGCATTAA